NNNNNNNNNNNNNNNNNNNNNNNNNNNNNNNNNNNNNNNNNNNNNNNNNNNNNNNNNNNNNNNNNNNNNNNNNNNNNNNNNNNNNNNNNNNNNNNNNNNNNNNNNNNNNNNNNNNNNNNNNNNNNNNNNNNNNNNNNNNNNNNNNNNNNNNNNNNNNNNNNNNNNNNNNNNNNNNNNNNNNNNNNNNNNNNNNNNNNNNNNNNNNNNNNNNNNNNNNNNNNNNNNNNNNNNNNNNNNNNNNNNNNNNNNNNNNNNNNNNNNNNNNNNNNNNNNNNNNNNNNNNNNNNNNNNNNNNNNNNNNNNNNNNNNNNNNNNNNNNNNNNNNNNNNNNNNNNNNNNNNNNNNNNNNNNNNNNNNNNNNNNNNNNNNNNNNNNNNNNNNNNNNNNNNNNNNNNNNNNNNNNNNNNNNNNNNNNNNNNNNNNNNNNNNNNNNNNNNNNNNNNNNNNNNNNNNNNNNNNNNNNNNNNNNNNNNNNNNNNNNNNNNNNNNNNNNNNNNNNNNNNNNNNNNNNNNNNNNNNNNNNNNNNNNNNNNNNNNNNNNNNNNNNNNNNNNNNNNNNNNNNNNNNNNNNNNNNNNNNNNNNNNNNNNNNNNNNNNNNNNNNNNNNNNNNNNNNNNNNNNNNNNNNNNNNNNNNNNNNNNNNNNNNNNNNNNNNNNNNNNNNNNNNNNNNNNNNNNNNNNNNNNNNNNNNNNNNNNNNNNNNNNNNNNNNNNNNNNNNNNNNNNNNNNNNNNNNNNNNNNNNNNNNNNNNNNNNNNNNNNNNNNNNNNNNNNNNNNNNNNNNNNNNNNNNNNNNNNNNNNNNNNNNNNNNNNNNNNNNNNNNNNNNNNNNNNNNNNNNNNNNNNNNNNNNNNNNNNNNNNNNNNNNNNNNNNNNNNNNNNNNNNNNNNNNNNNNNNNNNNNNNNNNNNNNNNNNNNNNNNNNNNNNNNNNNNNNNNNNNNNNNNNNNNNNNNNNNNNNNNNNNNNNNNNNNNNNNNNNNNNNNNNNNNNNNNNNNNNNNNNNNNNNNNNNNNNNNNNNNNNNNNNNNNNNNNNNNNNNNNNNNNNNNNNNNNNNNNNNNNNNNNNNNNNNNNNNNNNNNNNNNNNNNNNNNNNNNNNNNNNNNNNNNNNNNNNNNNNNNNNNNNNNNNNNNNNNNNNNNNNNNNNNNNNNNNNNNNNNNNNNNNNNNNNNNNNNNNNNNNNNNNNNNNNNNNNNNNNNNNNNNNNNNNNNNNNNNNNNNNNNNNNNNNNNNNNNNNNNNNNNNNNNNNNNNNNNNNNNNNNNNNNNNNNNNNNNNNNNNNNNNNNNNNNNNNNNNNNNNNNNNNNNNNNNNNNNNNNNNNNNNNNNNNNNNNNNNNNNNNNNNNNNNNNNNNNNNNNNNNNNNNNNNNNNNNNNNNNNNNNNNNNNNNNNNNNNNNNNNNNNNNNNNNNNNNNNNNNNNNNNNNNNNNNNNNNNNNNNNNNNNNNNNNNNNNNNNNNNNNNNNNNNNNNNNNNNNNNNNNNNNNNNNNNNNNNNNNNNNNNNNNNNNNNNNNNNNNNNNNNNNNNNNNNNNNNNNNNNNNNNNNNNNNNNNNNNNNNNNNNNNNNNNNNNNNNNNNNNNNNNNNNNNNNNNNNNNNNNNNNNNNNNNNNNNNNNNNNNNNNNNNNNNNNNNNNNNNNNNNNNNNNNNNNNNNNNNNNNNNNNNNNNNNNNNNNNNNNNNNNNNNNNNNNNNNNNNNNNNNNNNNNNNNNNNNNNNNNNNNNNNNNNNNNNNNNNNNNNNNNNNNNNNNNNNNNNNNNNNNNNNNNNNNNNNNNNNNNNNNNNNNNNNNNNNNNNNNNNNNNNNNNNNNNNNNNNNNNNNNNNNNNNNNNNNNNNNNNNNNNNNNNNNNNNNNNNNNNNNNNNNNNNNNNNNNNNNNNNNNNNNNNNNNNNNNNNNNNNNNNNNNNNNNNNNNNNNNNNNNNNNNNNNNNNNNNNNNNNNNNNNNNNNNNNNNNNNNNNNNNNNNNNNNNNNNNNNNNNNNNNNNNNNNNNNNNNNNNNNNNNNNNNNNNNNNNNNNNNNNNNNNNNNNNNNNNNNNNNNNNNNNNNNNNNNNNNNNNNNNNNNNNNNNNNNNNNNNNNNNNNNNNNNNNNNNNNNNNNNNNNNNNNNNNNNNNNNNNNNNNNNNNNNNNNNNNNNNNNNNNNNNNNNNNNNNNNNNNNNNNNNNNNNNNNNNNNNNNNNNNNNNNNNNNNNNNNNNNNNNNNNNNNNNNNNNNNNNNNNNNNNNNNNNNNNNNNNNNNNNNNNNNNNNNNNNNNNNNNNNNNNNNNNNNNNNNNNNNNNNNNNNNNNNNNNNNNNNNNNNNNNNNNNNNNNNNNNNNNNNNNNNNNNNNNNNNNNNNNNNNNNNNNNNNNNNNNNNNNNNNNNNNNNNNNNNNNNNNNNNNNNNNNNNNNNNNNNNNNNNNNNNNNNNNNNNNNNNNNNNNNNNNNNNNNNNNNNNNNNNNNNNNNNNNNNNNNNNNNNNNNNNNNNNNNNNNNNNNNNNNNNNNNNNNNNNNNNNNNNNNNNNNNNNNNNNNNNNNNNNNNNNNNNNNNNNNNNNNNNNNNNNNNNNNNNNNNNNNNNNNNNNNNNNNNNNNNNNNNNNNNNNNNNNNNNNNNNNNNNNNNNNNNNNNNNNNNNNNNNNNNNNNNNNNNNNNNNNNNNNNNNNNNNNNNNAGAGAAAGGGCGAGGGCTccatggggcggtgggggagaaGAACAGAcattatgggggacaacaaaggatactgccAGAGCCGCCTCACCTCACACcaggggaaagagtcacactcacaggtgagttccttcccccagccctcctcccagggccagctccagaccccagtgcgccaagcgcgcgcttgaggcggcgtcccgcgggagggcagcaggcggctctggtggacctcctgcagacgtgcctgcagagggtcccctggtcccgcggctccggtggagcatccgcaggcacgtctgcaggaggtccaccggagctgcgggaccggcgaccgccagagcgccctccacggtgtgccgccctgcttggggcggtgcaaatcctagagccgcccctgcctcctccctccccttcccagagacttcccagcagccaatcccctccctcagcctgtgctgcattcggctctctctaggacccagcagcctgctcttacgatccactgcttcccatctatccgggctcccagcagagcggtgcccccagacctagtggtgccctaggcggctgcctgttctgcctatggctaaggacggccctgatcACACCCCGAcactcttgtatctaaaactagacatataaaatataactctgaggtcctattgtagttatgcaaagtgtgggccattaatgatggtttggaatcttgatggctcccattaaccaggacaattgactgtagatggctctgttttacttgtaagtcttcctgtatatgtgtgtgctggcaagtgggtaatgaagtcttacagtgacatgtgatcatgtcacctgaactagactccatctttaacctggtgcttttccattgagaagagggggtgggaacccagacagggacaaaggattcccgccttatgcaaaagatatataggtggtggaacagaacaaaaggggaACCATCATGAGAACTCCCCGAGcttccacctgagctggaacaagggctgtaccagggggaaaggattgtgcccagactaggaaggtgtcaaGTCTgagaaagaaacttattgaaacatctctgagggtgagattttatctgtattcagttttattactggattaggcttagacttgcatattttattttattttgcttggtaattcactttgttctctctgctattacttggaaccacttaaatcctactttctgtatttaataaaatcactttttacttagtaattaacccagagtctgtcttaataccgggggggggggaggcgggggcaaacagctgcgcatctctctctctcagtgttatagagggcgaacaatttgagtttaccctgtatgaactttatacagggtaaaacagatttatttggggtttggaccccattgggagttgggcatctgagtattAAAGACAGgcacacttcttaagttgctttcagttaagtctgcagctttggggcacgtggttcagagccagggtctgtgttggagcagacgggcatgtctggctcagcaagatggTGCTGgactcccaggctggcaggaaaaGCAAGGCAGAAGTCGTCTTgtcacatcagttggcagctgcaagggggtttctgtgatccaaccgtGACACACAGATTTTGTTTTAGTAAATCTAGAACATTGTGTTTTCAATTTACCTTAttttcatttctcttttttttagtGAAAATGTACCAtccctttaaaacaaaaagttagTTTGACTCAAAAAGCTGAAACTTACTGGGTCTACAGTTTTGAAATTGTTTTAGCCAAAAATGTTTCAAGTtgagtgtgacgttgcactccttatgctttctaaaaatatgtgaatatgatgtaactggaatatgctttatgtgaAAGGTCTCTTAttaggtatcattacaaagcttatgatctactgagtgtattcatcccatttgtttgcatgtattatctCTATGtttggagttaggagaataagatataaacttgtattactgatgtaaacttATGAaatggaagccattaagggtgttTCAGAATCAATCATTTGTAAATGGCTCTTATGCGGGCTGCCGAGCCTTGGGCTGGTGGAGTTGACATGCCCAATGCCTATTTATCACCTCCAGCCCATGTTAAAAGTTGAGTTGCACTGGGCGAATTTCATCCAAATGGCATAGGAAGCAGGTCCTGTCCTGAACTCATTTTAGCCCCAGTTCCCTCCTCTGCAGCAAACCCCTCCCCAAGGGAATGCGGCAGGTGGAACAGACAGTTATTTACCTGGGGAGACAGatgtggttttttgtttctaaattCAGTCCCTAATCACTGACAGCTGTTGAATCACGTGGACAGTTCATCTTGTATAAACCCACACCATTCTTgtgcccagctcagcctggcaccATGGAGATCATCTTGTTCGCTCTTCTGCTGAGCGCCACAGGTAACTGCTCTCCGTATTGGCCTCTCCTTTCTCTTGTTCTAACTCCCCCAGGCTAATCCCCATCCATCCTCTTTGCTTGCAGCAGCCTCACAGCTGGAGGATGATGATAAGATAATAGGTGGCTATGAGTGCtcgccccactcccagccctggcaggtCTATTTCACTTATGGCTCTGGCAACCGCTGGTGTGGGGGGTCACTCATCAATGAGTGGTGGATCGTCTCAGCAGCTCATTGCTACTTAAGGTGAGTAGACTGGTGCATCAGTAGAGCAGTTTGGGAGGATTCGTCCCTGTCCTAGCACAAGGCACAGGCCCCTTTGGGTAGGAAGCAAGTTTTCAGTGGGACCCAGGCCTTGTGGGTGTTATGTGGGGgcctaggttgtatttcccaagCAACTGAATTATGGGAAACACTGtggtgcagttgcaaaaaaggctaatataattctagggtgtattagcaggagtgttgcatgTCAGAACAAGGAACCGGGGAGGCTTCAGCTGATGTCGTGGGCCCAAAGCTGGATgccgcactttaggaaagatttggacaagctggagagagtccagaggatcAAAGGACttctgaggagagactaaaacaactgggcatgtttaggtTTGAGAAAAGAAGCCTAAGGGAGGCGCCTGATAACAAAGAGGGGTGTTATAAAGAAGcccagtgatcagttgttctccctgtccactgaaggtaggacaagaagcaatgggtgtAATCAGCAGCAAGGCAGATTTATCTTAGATATTATGAAAACCTTCTAACTCTCGGGGTAGTTAGGCACTGGAACAGACTCCAAGGGAGAGTGTGGGGTCCCCATCAATGGAAGGTTTAAGAACAGGCTGAACAAACACAAGTCAGGCCTGGTTTCCggttacttggtcttgcctcagtgcaggaggctggatgtgatgacttctcgaggtctctcccaGCCCAGCATTTCTGTGACTCTGTGGCTGTTCCCTGCAGGCCCAGTACCCTGGTGGCTCATCTCGGGGAGCATGACACCAGTGCAGACGAGGGCACTGAGCAGCATATCCAGGTGGCCAAAGCCATCCAATTCCCCCAGTACCACCAATACAGCTCGGATAATGACATCATGCTGGTGAAGCTAGCCCAACCGGCCCGGTTCGGTGCCTACGTGCAGCCCATCCCCATCTCCAAGAGCTGCCCTGTGGCAGGGACGAAGTGCCTGGTCTCTGGCTGGGGGAACATGCTGACATCTGGGGGTAAGTTATAGTGGAGACAACTTCAGCTCAGGGAGTATCTGCAAGGGGGAGTATCTGCAATAATCCTGATTACACCAACTccagtggggttactcctgatttacactagcatgGGTGATGGGGAATCAGGCCCCATATGATGGGTGCTTCCCTGCATTGAATAGTCTGTGGCATTAGATCCCCATTTCTCcccattctctctcctccccagttcAGTACGCGGATGTCCTACAATGTCTGAATGTGCCCATCCTCCCTGACTCTGCCTGCCGTGCCGCCTACCCCGGTGACATCACCAAGAACATGTTCTGTGCTGGCTACATAGAAGGGGGCAAGGACTCTTGCCAGGTATGGAGGGAGCGGCTGGTTCGGTTTGTGGTGTGTGGGGAGGTTGCCTTTCATTCAGCTGCCCTGGGGTTCAAAGCAAATGCTATTTCCTCAGTACATGGCAAGCAATCACCGTGCTTGGGTTTTGCAAGTACAAGGACAATGAGCTCTAGACATGTGTCCTGAGGATGTGAGGATCGGGTGATCATGATGTCATTGGCATCATTATAGGGTGCACTTGCATGTTTCTGGGATATTTCCTCTCAGTAGAGCCAGGTGtctctgtgtgcgtgtgtacGCGAGTGATAAGGTGTTCATGTGTGCAGAGGCATACGGGCGGGTTTGTGCAGAGAGGTGTGTATGTCAAGGGGTTTGTACACATTCCTATTTACAGAAGGcggtgtgtgtgtaagtgtgtgcGCACAGGGGTGTCTGTGTGCtactatacatacatacatttgcTGGTTCTGGGATGTCCCAGTGAGGGCATGTGTGAGGGAGAAggatgtggggtctgggctgggccGGTCTTCCCTCTGTTACCAACATCCCCTGGACCTGGGCT
Above is a window of Mauremys mutica isolate MM-2020 ecotype Southern unplaced genomic scaffold, ASM2049712v1 Super-Scaffold_339, whole genome shotgun sequence DNA encoding:
- the LOC123361608 gene encoding trypsin-like — encoded protein: MEIILFALLLSATAASQLEDDDKIIGGYECSPHSQPWQVYFTYGSGNRWCGGSLINEWWIVSAAHCYLRPSTLVAHLGEHDTSADEGTEQHIQVAKAIQFPQYHQYSSDNDIMLVKLAQPARFGAYVQPIPISKSCPVAGTKCLVSGWGNMLTSGVQYADVLQCLNVPILPDSACRAAYPGDITKNMFCAGYIEGGKDSCQGDSGGPVVYNGELMGVVSWGIGCAENNHPGVYATVCNYVSWIEEVIANN